The nucleotide sequence GCGCTCCTCGTCGAGCTGCCGGACCTCGGTGCGGTCGAAGACCTGGGCGCCGCGTGCCTGCGAACGCTGCAGCAGGTGCTGGGCCAGTCTATAGGGGTCCACCTCTCCCCCCTGACGGCTGAGCAGTGCGGCAGGCGCCGAAATGCCGAAGCGCGACTTCAGGTCACGGCTGTCCAGCCACTCCACCTCGAAGCCGGCGCGGGTGCGGGCGGCATGTTCGTCGCGCAGCATCCGGGCGTCGCTGCGGCTGGATGCGGAGTAGAGGCTGCCGCGCCGCCAAAAGCCGCAGTCGTCGGGCAGCTCGGCGCACAGCCGCCCAATCAGGTCTATGGCCTCGTGGCACAGCCAGTAGGCCCGCTCCGCCCGGTCCTGCCCCATCATCGGAATCAGGTCGCGCAGGTTGGTGTCGATTTCGTATTGCAGCAGCGCCGTGCTGACGCTGGTGCTGCCGAACGCGGCGTCCCGGCGGTCGAGCGCCACCACGCTCAGCCCCGCCGCCGAGAGGGCATCGACCAGCAGTGCCCCCGTGATGCCCGCACCGATGACCAGCACGTCGGCTTCCAGGTCGGCGGTCAGCGGCGGGTAGGTGTGCATGAGGCCACTCTTGAGCGGCCAGAAGGGGGTGCCGGTGCGGAGGTCCACAGGGACGATTGTAGGGCCGGTGACCGGCGAGGCCCCCGACCCTTTGACGCCTCCCGCCCTTTTACGGGCAGCAGAAAGCCGCGCCCCCCTCAGCGGGAAGGCGCGGCCAGTGCGGGACTCCGGCTCAGCCGTTTTGCTGACCGCTCTCGCTGCGGTTTTCCTCGGCGGCGTGGTCGTCCTTGTCGAGGTTGCGGCCCTCGGTGCCTTCGGTGCCCTCGGCAGCGGTTTCGGCCTTGGCCTCTTCCACGCTGGCTTCGCCTTCGAGCACGGCAGCGGCAGCTTCCTCGGACAGTTCGCCCGCAGCCACCAGACCGGCCACCTGAGCCGCCTGGGTTTCGGCTTCCAGTTCTTCGCTCGTCAGGCGGGGCGGCAGCACGCTGATGACGGTCAGTTCGGGGTCCACGGCCAGGGTGCAGCCCTGGGGCAGCTTGATCTCGCCGGCGGTCACGTGGTCACCGATACCGAGCTTGGTCACGTCCACCACGAGTTCCTGTGGAATGCGGCGGGGGCCGGGGGCCACGATCTGCAGGTTGTGGACGACGATGTCCACCAGACCGCCCTGGACTTCGCCCTGGCTGCGGCCCGTGGTGTGGACGGGCACGCCGACTTCAATCGGCTCGCCGTAGGTCACCATGTAGAAGTCCACGTGGATGGGGGTGCGCTTGCGCTTGTCCATCTGCACGGTCTTGACGAGCGCGGGGAAGGTTTCGCCGCCTTCGACGGTGATGTCGAACAGGCCGGTGGTGCTCTGACGGCGGAAGGCGCGGTCGAAGGCCTTGCGGTCGATGGCGAAGGAAACGTTCTTTTCCTTGTTGTAGGCGACGGCGGCGATCATGCCTTCGGCCAGCTTCTGCTTGGGGGTACGGGGTTGGGCGTTCAGTTCCATAGTGGCGGTGTCTCCTTGCGATTTCGCCGTCTGTCCGGGGTGCGCCACGCATCGGCAGGCAGTACCGGGGAAGCTGCCGGGGGCGGGGGCAGACGTGCAACCGTGACAGTGTAGCAGACGGCGCCCCTTACAGGGAACCGCCGCCCGCCACCTCGCGCCGGAAGTTCGAGAGCAGCGCCAGCCCCACCGCGCCGCTCTTTTCGGGGTGAAACTGCGCGGCGTGCAGGTTGCCCCGGCTGATGGCCGACCAGAAGGGCACCCCGTAGTTCGTCACGGCGCCGTGTTCCACCGCAGTGTCCAGCGGCACGTAGTACGAGTGGACGAAGTAGGCGTAGGCGTCCGGCCCCAGCCCGCGCAGCAGCGGCGAGTCGCCCCGGGCTTGCAGGGCGTTCCAGCCCATCTGCGGCACCTTGCGCTCGGGGGCCGCCCCAAACTTTTTGACCTGCCCCGCAATCAATCCCAAGCCGGGCACGCCGGGCGCTTCCTCCGAGCCGTCGAACAGCAGTTGCATCCCCACGCAGATGCCGAGCAGCGGCACCCCGGCGCGGGCGGCGTCCATCACCGGGGCATGAAAGCCGTGCCGGTCGAAGGTTTCCATCACCTGCCGGAAGTGGCCCTGGCCGGGCACCACCAGCGCCGGGGCATGCGGCACGTCGGCGGGATTGTCCGACACCCGCACGGTCATTCCGGCGCGTTCCAGGGCGCGGGCGGCGCTGCGGACATTGCCCGCGCCGTAATCGAGGAGAAGGACTTCGGGGGCTGCACGAACCGGGGCGGCGCTCATCGCCCCCCAGCGTACTTCTCCAGTGTGGCGGCAGTCGTGCCTGTGGGCCGCAAAGTTTCACCTGTCCAGACGAAAGTGAGGTCGCGGCGTCCTCCACCCACGCTGAGACGCTCCGGGGTAGCTGGGGAGCAGAGTTCGGGGCCGCCTTTATAAATGTCCAGCGTCGCGATGATGGAGAGGTCGGGCACGCGGTCAGCGTTACGGTCACGGTCACTCCAGGCGTGGGGCTGGTAGTCCCAGCGGCCCCGACACTGCTCCGATTTCGGGTTGGCGTAGGAGAGGTAGGGAAACAGTGCCACCGTCTCCACCTTCAACTTGCCGCCCGTCCAGGAAGCGATTTCAAGGGCGCTGCCGATGGCGTCCCTCCGACCACTGTCGCCCAGGCAGACCGCCGCCTGGGTGCCGTTTTTGCGCGGATAGGTCAGGCACTGAAACGGCAGGAAGTTCGGCACGAGGCTGACCGGCTGCCACTGCCCACGCACCTGCCGCAGCAGCACCGTTTCACCGGGGCAGCCCTCCGTCTCCGGGCAGAAGGTCGCCAGCATTTCCCGTTGACCCGGTGCGGTGAAAGCTCCTTCCAAGACAGCACTCAGCACACCACCAAACTTAGCGTTGCCGATGCTCTCGCTGGCGCGGCCCCCATAAACCATCTGCTTGCACCCGTTGAGCCGCCCCAGGTCTACTTTTCCGCTGCACACCGCCCGAATCACCGCGTCGGCTTCCTGGGCGCGGGGCACGCGGGATTCCGAGGGACCGGAGACGGCGGAAGCGAGGGAAACGCCAGCGAGGGCCAGGGTGAACAGGGGTCTGAGCATAAGCGGAGACTGACAGGGTGTCGCTGACCGGACGTGAGAGGCTGGCCTTATACGGTTTCAAATTGAGTCCCGGACATGTCCGGGCGCAATTTTGCGCGGA is from Deinococcus wulumuqiensis R12 and encodes:
- a CDS encoding NAD(P)/FAD-dependent oxidoreductase, whose amino-acid sequence is MDLRTGTPFWPLKSGLMHTYPPLTADLEADVLVIGAGITGALLVDALSAAGLSVVALDRRDAAFGSTSVSTALLQYEIDTNLRDLIPMMGQDRAERAYWLCHEAIDLIGRLCAELPDDCGFWRRGSLYSASSRSDARMLRDEHAARTRAGFEVEWLDSRDLKSRFGISAPAALLSRQGGEVDPYRLAQHLLQRSQARGAQVFDRTEVRQLDEERGGFVAHTDRGPKVRARHTVVASGYEAEQFLGRRLASLKNSYALASEPLAHDPWPEGCLIWETARPYLYARTTSDGRVVVGGEDDDFHSPARRQRALERKKRRLERKMGRLLGHELETAFAWAGTFGETKDGLAYIGPQPGSRLLFALGYGGNGITYSVQAARLLTAHILGEPTPDLELFRLDR
- a CDS encoding 50S ribosomal protein L25/general stress protein Ctc, with translation MELNAQPRTPKQKLAEGMIAAVAYNKEKNVSFAIDRKAFDRAFRRQSTTGLFDITVEGGETFPALVKTVQMDKRKRTPIHVDFYMVTYGEPIEVGVPVHTTGRSQGEVQGGLVDIVVHNLQIVAPGPRRIPQELVVDVTKLGIGDHVTAGEIKLPQGCTLAVDPELTVISVLPPRLTSEELEAETQAAQVAGLVAAGELSEEAAAAVLEGEASVEEAKAETAAEGTEGTEGRNLDKDDHAAEENRSESGQQNG
- the hisH gene encoding imidazole glycerol phosphate synthase subunit HisH, which codes for MSAAPVRAAPEVLLLDYGAGNVRSAARALERAGMTVRVSDNPADVPHAPALVVPGQGHFRQVMETFDRHGFHAPVMDAARAGVPLLGICVGMQLLFDGSEEAPGVPGLGLIAGQVKKFGAAPERKVPQMGWNALQARGDSPLLRGLGPDAYAYFVHSYYVPLDTAVEHGAVTNYGVPFWSAISRGNLHAAQFHPEKSGAVGLALLSNFRREVAGGGSL